Proteins found in one bacterium genomic segment:
- the nadE gene encoding NAD(+) synthase, producing the protein MRWIRIGAAAVNQTPLDWSGNRVRLIRIVEEARLAGVQFLCLPELALSGYGCEDAFHGLAHSARAMESLLEFAPATKGMVVAVGVPVRMHHGLYNCVCLIAGGKILGISAKQNLAGDGIHYEPRWFRPWPAGECTKVEIGGKEVPFGDLVFDVGGIRIGAEICEDAWVPTRPGLRMSRAGCDVIINPSASHFAFGKTKQRERIVTEASRALGTAYVYSNLLGNEAGRVIYDGELLIASNGEIVARGNRFSFSDHQSTSAIIDVDMIRMRRTRQTSFYTSDAGIHIVEADWNWKITHDPPTPPATQPHGWAGGEHVKEEEFCRAVALGLFDYLRKSGSRGFVVSLSGGADSTAVATLVALAYQFARMELSAEEVQARLPRLKLDRRSFCGGLLETAYQASPNSSETTRKAAEDVAKALGAGHHEWNIGKLVEEYTSQVEMAIGEELTWDKHDIAMQNIQARVRAPGIWMLANVRGSLLLATSNRSEAAVGYATMDGDTAGGLSPIAGIDKYFLRKWLRWMGTEGPEGIGAVDAVMSVLEIPPTAELRPAHHKQTDEADLMPYDLLDAIERLAIRDHMSPREVFENLVHEWANKVGGEANLGDYIRKFYRLWVRNQWKRERYAPSFHLDDANLDPKTWCRFPILSGGYEEDFLQLPGAPNS; encoded by the coding sequence ATGCGCTGGATTCGCATTGGAGCAGCCGCAGTCAATCAGACTCCGCTCGATTGGAGCGGCAACCGAGTCCGTTTAATCCGCATTGTGGAGGAAGCGCGCCTGGCGGGCGTGCAATTCCTCTGCCTGCCGGAGTTGGCGCTTTCCGGCTATGGGTGCGAGGATGCGTTCCATGGTTTGGCGCACAGCGCGCGCGCGATGGAATCGCTTCTGGAATTCGCGCCCGCGACAAAGGGCATGGTGGTGGCCGTGGGCGTTCCAGTTCGGATGCACCACGGGCTGTATAACTGCGTCTGTTTAATTGCGGGCGGAAAGATCCTCGGGATCTCGGCGAAGCAGAATCTGGCGGGCGACGGAATCCACTACGAACCGCGTTGGTTCCGGCCATGGCCGGCGGGCGAATGCACCAAGGTCGAGATCGGCGGCAAGGAAGTGCCGTTCGGCGATCTTGTGTTTGATGTCGGTGGGATTCGCATCGGAGCCGAGATTTGCGAGGATGCCTGGGTGCCGACTCGGCCCGGGCTGCGCATGTCGCGCGCCGGATGCGATGTGATCATCAACCCGAGCGCGAGTCACTTTGCATTCGGAAAGACGAAGCAGCGCGAACGAATCGTCACGGAAGCATCGCGGGCTCTCGGGACCGCGTACGTGTATTCCAATTTGCTGGGCAATGAAGCCGGCCGTGTGATTTATGATGGCGAGCTCCTGATCGCGTCAAATGGCGAGATCGTTGCGCGCGGTAATCGATTCAGTTTCTCCGATCATCAGTCGACCAGCGCGATCATCGACGTGGACATGATCCGCATGCGGCGTACGCGCCAGACGAGTTTCTACACAAGCGATGCGGGCATTCATATCGTTGAGGCCGATTGGAACTGGAAGATCACGCATGATCCACCAACGCCCCCTGCAACACAGCCGCATGGCTGGGCAGGCGGCGAACACGTGAAGGAGGAAGAATTCTGTCGTGCAGTGGCATTGGGGCTCTTCGATTATCTGAGAAAATCCGGTAGCCGCGGATTCGTCGTTTCGCTCAGCGGCGGCGCGGACTCGACGGCAGTCGCAACGCTCGTGGCATTGGCGTATCAGTTCGCGCGCATGGAACTGAGTGCAGAAGAAGTCCAGGCGCGTCTTCCACGTCTAAAGCTCGATCGTCGATCGTTCTGCGGCGGTCTGCTGGAAACGGCGTACCAGGCTTCGCCGAACAGCTCTGAGACAACGCGCAAAGCAGCCGAGGACGTGGCGAAGGCGCTGGGCGCGGGCCACCACGAGTGGAACATCGGAAAGCTTGTCGAGGAATACACCAGCCAGGTCGAGATGGCCATCGGCGAGGAACTGACCTGGGACAAGCATGATATTGCGATGCAGAACATCCAGGCTCGCGTCCGTGCGCCGGGGATTTGGATGCTGGCGAATGTGCGCGGTTCTCTGCTGCTTGCCACGAGCAATCGAAGCGAAGCGGCGGTCGGCTACGCGACGATGGATGGCGATACGGCAGGTGGTCTGAGCCCGATCGCCGGGATCGACAAGTACTTCCTGCGCAAGTGGCTGCGCTGGATGGGCACCGAAGGTCCCGAAGGGATCGGTGCGGTCGATGCGGTCATGTCCGTACTGGAGATTCCGCCGACCGCCGAGTTGCGTCCAGCCCATCACAAGCAGACGGACGAAGCGGACCTGATGCCGTATGATCTGTTGGACGCAATCGAGCGACTCGCGATTCGCGATCATATGTCGCCGCGCGAGGTGTTCGAGAACCTCGTTCATGAATGGGCGAACAAGGTGGGGGGCGAGGCGAACCTGGGCGATTACATTCGGAAGTTCTATCGTTTGTGGGTGAGGAATCAATGGAAGCGGGAACGTTATGCGCCGTCCTTCCATTTGGACGACGCGAATCTGGACCCGAAGACGTGGTGCCGGTTCCCGATTCTATCCGGTGGCTATGAGGAGGACTTCCTGCAATTGCCCGGGGCGCCAAATTCCTGA